The proteins below come from a single Xyrauchen texanus isolate HMW12.3.18 chromosome 3, RBS_HiC_50CHRs, whole genome shotgun sequence genomic window:
- the rsrc2 gene encoding arginine/serine-rich coiled-coil protein 2 isoform X1, producing MAANDADFNDCLSGKSQTDEDRRRVGPEITKTSRNSKHSRSRSRSGDRKRKSGVKRHRRSRSRSKEARKKDSEKALKCRSGLEEQLDSSDKGRDRLSEGMEEGHRRKERKSIRTRSISRSRSRERRHHSRNRDKRRSRSRSGDRRSRSHEKKRRARSRSNSIKRSKHRHCSKSRSKSREKKKRMDKVKKKSRSGSVSPVTFRGRNTAMDAQEALARRLERAKKLQEQKEKDLLEKQQQDKAAVAAPLMCDTVTAAASPALNVAALLASGTQVTPQFAMAAQMAALQAKTLAETGIAVPGYYNPSAVNPMKFAEQEKKRKMLWQGKKEGDKSQTAELWEKLNFGNKDQNVKFRKLMGIKGEEEGSSSGAVNEEGLRTLQHQEEMFRNLDVQYEMARSQTHTQRGMGLGFSSSFSSRGMDAI from the exons AATGACTGTCTGTCTGGAAAATCACAGACCGATGAAGATCGTCGAAGAGTGGGGCCGGAAATTACTAAAACATCCAGGAACTCGAAACATTCACGCTCCAGATCACGCTCGGGGGACCGAAAACGAAAGTCAG GAGTCAAGAGGCACAGACGAAGCCGGAGCAGAAGCAAAGAG GCACGGAAGAAGGACTCGGAGAAAGCTCTGAAATGTCGAAGTGGATTGGAGGAGCAGCTGGATTCGTCAGATAAAGGCCGTGATAGGCTGTCTGAAGGCATGGAGGAGGGACACCGCCGTAAAGAGAGAAAGTCCATCAGGACAAGAAGCATCTCAAGATCACGCTCAAGGGAAAG ACGACATCATAGTCGAAACCGGGACAAAAGAAGATCTCGCTCACGCAGCGGTGACAGGAGATCTAGGAGTCATGAGAAGAAGAGACGGGCCAGATCTCGATCAAACTCAATCAAAAGAAGCAAACACAGACATTGCAGCAAGAGCCGCAGCAAGAGCAG GGAAAAGAAGAAGAGGATGGACAAAGTGAAGAAGAAGAGTCGAAGTGGGTCAGTTAGCCCTGTGACCTTCAGGGGCAGGAACACAGCCATGGATGCCCAGGAAGCTTTGGCCAGAAG GTTGGAGAGAGCAAAGAAGCTTCAAGAACAAAAGGAAAAAGACTTGCTGGAAAAACAGCAACAAGATAAAGCAGCAG TAGCAGCTCCACTGATGTGTGATACAGTCACCGCCGcagccagtccagccctgaacgtTGCTGCACTGCTTGCCTCTGGCACACAGGTCACACCGCAGTTTGCTATGGCTGCTCAGATGGCAGCGCTTCAGGCCAAAACGCTAGCAGAGACTGGCATTGCTGTGCCAGGCTACTACAATCCCTCAGCAGTCAACCCAATGAAGTTTGCCGAGCAGGAGAAGAAAAGGAAAATGTTGTGGCAGGGGAAGAAAGAAGGG GACAAGTCACAGACAGCTGAGCTTTGGGAGAAGCTTAATTTTGGAAATAAggaccaaaatgttaaatttcgCAAACTGATGGGCATTAAA GGTGAAGAAGAAGGTAGTTCATCAGGAGCAGTTAATGAAGAAGGTCTTAGGACCTTGCAGCATCAGGAGGAGATGTTCCGCAACCTGGATGTGCAGTATGAGATGGCACgctcgcagacacacacacagagggggATGGGCCTCGGCTTTTCCTCCTCTTTTTCCTCAAGGGGCATGGATGCCATCTGA
- the rsrc2 gene encoding arginine/serine-rich coiled-coil protein 2 isoform X2, whose protein sequence is MAANDADFNDCLSGKSQTDEDRRRVGPEITKTSRNSKHSRSRSRSGDRKRKSGVKRHRRSRSRSKEARKKDSEKALKCRSGLEEQLDSSDKGRDRLSEGMEEGHRRKERKSIRTRSISRSRSRERRHHSRNRDKRRSRSRSGDRRSRSHEKKRRARSRSNSIKRSKHRHCSKSRSKSREKKKRMDKVKKKSRSGSVSPVTFRGRNTAMDAQEALARRLERAKKLQEQKEKDLLEKQQQDKAAAAPLMCDTVTAAASPALNVAALLASGTQVTPQFAMAAQMAALQAKTLAETGIAVPGYYNPSAVNPMKFAEQEKKRKMLWQGKKEGDKSQTAELWEKLNFGNKDQNVKFRKLMGIKGEEEGSSSGAVNEEGLRTLQHQEEMFRNLDVQYEMARSQTHTQRGMGLGFSSSFSSRGMDAI, encoded by the exons AATGACTGTCTGTCTGGAAAATCACAGACCGATGAAGATCGTCGAAGAGTGGGGCCGGAAATTACTAAAACATCCAGGAACTCGAAACATTCACGCTCCAGATCACGCTCGGGGGACCGAAAACGAAAGTCAG GAGTCAAGAGGCACAGACGAAGCCGGAGCAGAAGCAAAGAG GCACGGAAGAAGGACTCGGAGAAAGCTCTGAAATGTCGAAGTGGATTGGAGGAGCAGCTGGATTCGTCAGATAAAGGCCGTGATAGGCTGTCTGAAGGCATGGAGGAGGGACACCGCCGTAAAGAGAGAAAGTCCATCAGGACAAGAAGCATCTCAAGATCACGCTCAAGGGAAAG ACGACATCATAGTCGAAACCGGGACAAAAGAAGATCTCGCTCACGCAGCGGTGACAGGAGATCTAGGAGTCATGAGAAGAAGAGACGGGCCAGATCTCGATCAAACTCAATCAAAAGAAGCAAACACAGACATTGCAGCAAGAGCCGCAGCAAGAGCAG GGAAAAGAAGAAGAGGATGGACAAAGTGAAGAAGAAGAGTCGAAGTGGGTCAGTTAGCCCTGTGACCTTCAGGGGCAGGAACACAGCCATGGATGCCCAGGAAGCTTTGGCCAGAAG GTTGGAGAGAGCAAAGAAGCTTCAAGAACAAAAGGAAAAAGACTTGCTGGAAAAACAGCAACAAGATAAAGCAGCAG CAGCTCCACTGATGTGTGATACAGTCACCGCCGcagccagtccagccctgaacgtTGCTGCACTGCTTGCCTCTGGCACACAGGTCACACCGCAGTTTGCTATGGCTGCTCAGATGGCAGCGCTTCAGGCCAAAACGCTAGCAGAGACTGGCATTGCTGTGCCAGGCTACTACAATCCCTCAGCAGTCAACCCAATGAAGTTTGCCGAGCAGGAGAAGAAAAGGAAAATGTTGTGGCAGGGGAAGAAAGAAGGG GACAAGTCACAGACAGCTGAGCTTTGGGAGAAGCTTAATTTTGGAAATAAggaccaaaatgttaaatttcgCAAACTGATGGGCATTAAA GGTGAAGAAGAAGGTAGTTCATCAGGAGCAGTTAATGAAGAAGGTCTTAGGACCTTGCAGCATCAGGAGGAGATGTTCCGCAACCTGGATGTGCAGTATGAGATGGCACgctcgcagacacacacacagagggggATGGGCCTCGGCTTTTCCTCCTCTTTTTCCTCAAGGGGCATGGATGCCATCTGA
- the LOC127621747 gene encoding zinc finger CCHC domain-containing protein 8-like: protein MATVDFGDSELFEQFEEKVPVAKHIRMTHDEEEGSDQLRELRQSLEECEERIQRLNAENEELKRKLNVLSRPSSIKIENSKTDGPLCHILFGNNSISKQYRQEIEDFVFHLVQKHLHEHNNDPDGSALHVNPHYSSFVIEESYKIKTSSTSKHIKDAFSMIGSVLYFTNFCVDKLGQPLLNENPQQTE, encoded by the exons ATGGCTACGGTAGATTTTGGAGACTCTGAACTCTTCGAGCAGTTTGAAGAGAAAGTGCCAGTCGCCAAACACATTCGTATGACACATGACGAAGAAGAGGGTTCAGATCAACTTCGGGAGCTTCGACAGTCATTAGAAGAGTGCGAAGAAAGAATACAACGTCTGAACGCAGAAA ATGAGGAACTGAAGAGAAAGTTAAACGTATTAAGTCGTCCTTC GAGTATAAAAATCGAAAATTCCAAAACCGATGGGCCACTATGCCATATCCTTTTTGGAAACAATAGCATTTCCAA GCAATATCGACAAGAGATTGAAGACTTCGTCTTCCATCTTGTCCAGAAACACCTACATGAGCACAACAATGATCCAGATGGCTCTGCTCTTCATGTCAACCCACAT TATTCAAGTTTTGTCATCGAGGAGAGCTACAAAATCAAGACTTCCTCTACCTCCAAACATATCAAAGATGCTTTCAGT ATGATAGGGAGTGTTTTGTACTTCACCAACTTCTGTGTTGACAAACTTGGCCAACCACTGTTGAATGAAAACCCCCAACAGACTGAG